In the Magnetospira sp. QH-2 genome, one interval contains:
- the gph gene encoding phosphoglycolate phosphatase (PGP is an essential enzyme in the glycolate salvage pathway in higher organisms (photorespiration in plants). Phosphoglycolate results from the oxidase activity of RubisCO in the Calvin cycle when concentrations of carbon dioxide are low relative to oxygen. This enzyme is a member of the Haloacid Dehalogenase (HAD) superfamily of aspartate-nucleophile hydrolase enzymes (PF00702).), with product MKAIIFDLDGTLVDSAPDLMNALNKTLVQEGRAALPIESVRNMIGDGVPVLVERGFAATGEEATGEYLKARIEDFMGYYEGHNTDETVPYPGIIKVLDDLKASGHYTLGVCTNKPQAPTVEILAELHLAHYFSAVLGGDACDVKKPDPGHIFATLDALGVAPEHALLVGDSPNDAYAARDAGVPGILVSFGYTRIPVNELPSVAVIDHFDELPALIEKFL from the coding sequence ATGAAGGCCATTATTTTTGATCTGGACGGTACGCTGGTGGACAGCGCACCGGACCTGATGAACGCGCTCAACAAGACCCTGGTCCAAGAGGGGCGCGCGGCGCTGCCCATCGAGTCCGTGCGCAACATGATCGGCGATGGGGTGCCGGTTTTGGTGGAGCGTGGCTTTGCCGCCACCGGCGAGGAAGCCACCGGGGAATACCTGAAGGCCCGCATTGAGGACTTCATGGGCTACTACGAAGGCCACAACACCGACGAGACCGTGCCCTATCCGGGTATCATCAAGGTACTCGATGATCTGAAAGCCAGCGGTCATTACACCTTGGGGGTCTGCACCAACAAGCCTCAGGCGCCGACGGTGGAGATTTTGGCCGAACTGCATCTGGCGCATTATTTCTCGGCGGTCCTGGGCGGCGATGCCTGTGACGTGAAGAAGCCGGATCCGGGCCATATTTTCGCTACCCTGGATGCCCTGGGCGTGGCGCCGGAGCACGCCCTGCTGGTCGGCGACAGTCCCAACGACGCCTATGCCGCCCGCGATGCCGGGGTGCCGGGGATCCTGGTATCTTTCGGCTATACGCGCATCCCGGTGAACGAACTGCCTTCGGTGGCGGTTATCGATCACTTCGATGAACTGCCGGCGTTGATCGAAAAGTTCCTCTAG
- a CDS encoding ImmA/IrrE family metallo-endopeptidase → MFGERLKLARKKAGLSLRALSDEMGGIVSAQAIGKYERDEMMPNSTVLISLCKTLGVGMDFFAAPTGAKLVEVDFRKHSGTKAQERAEVEARVIEHVERYLIIEEILNLDSAAWHAPFKRRSIEDIEDAEGIASEVRERWNLGLDPIPNLTELLEEKGIKVMMLSLPNNVSGLTCIVERKGVPDVPVIVVNKDHPLERRRMTLAHELGHRLFEAPSKIEEKAATRFAGAFLMPSEHIIREVGDYRHFVGVEEVMTFKRMYRVSAAAFIVRLRDIDILSNDKLTRIFRSVGRTWRRTEPNPIESEERSGHYERPKRFQRLCYRALAEDLISVTKAAELLGEPVKLVETAMTEGLSGAKDRHQ, encoded by the coding sequence ATGTTTGGTGAGAGGTTGAAGCTGGCCCGGAAAAAGGCCGGTCTATCGTTGCGTGCCCTCTCCGACGAAATGGGAGGGATCGTTTCCGCACAGGCTATCGGGAAATATGAGCGGGACGAGATGATGCCCAACTCGACCGTGCTGATCTCGTTGTGCAAGACCCTTGGCGTGGGGATGGACTTTTTTGCTGCCCCGACCGGGGCCAAGCTGGTCGAAGTTGATTTCCGCAAACACTCAGGGACCAAAGCTCAAGAGCGAGCCGAGGTTGAAGCCCGTGTCATCGAGCATGTCGAACGCTATCTAATCATCGAGGAAATTCTCAATCTCGATAGTGCTGCGTGGCATGCTCCATTTAAGCGGCGTTCCATTGAAGACATCGAGGATGCAGAGGGAATTGCATCCGAGGTGCGTGAGCGATGGAATCTAGGTCTCGACCCAATCCCAAATCTGACTGAGTTGCTGGAAGAAAAAGGCATCAAGGTGATGATGCTCTCGCTTCCAAACAACGTTTCTGGACTGACCTGCATCGTTGAACGAAAGGGAGTACCGGATGTTCCGGTCATCGTCGTCAACAAGGACCATCCTTTGGAACGACGACGAATGACGCTCGCACATGAGTTGGGGCACCGTTTGTTTGAGGCTCCAAGCAAGATCGAGGAAAAGGCAGCTACCCGTTTCGCTGGAGCGTTCTTGATGCCTAGCGAACACATCATTCGAGAGGTTGGAGATTACCGGCATTTCGTAGGTGTCGAAGAAGTGATGACCTTCAAGCGAATGTACCGGGTCAGTGCTGCTGCATTCATTGTTCGTCTGAGGGATATCGACATTCTCTCGAACGACAAACTGACCAGAATTTTCAGATCAGTTGGACGAACTTGGAGAAGGACTGAGCCAAACCCCATCGAGTCTGAGGAACGCAGCGGCCACTATGAAAGACCTAAGCGGTTCCAAAGGTTGTGTTATCGAGCCTTGGCCGAGGACCTGATTTCCGTAACCAAAGCGGCTGAACTGCTGGGCGAACCTGTCAAGTTGGTCGAAACCGCCATGACCGAGGGATTGTCCGGTGCCAAGGATCGTCATCAGTGA